The Verrucomicrobium spinosum DSM 4136 = JCM 18804 genome includes a region encoding these proteins:
- a CDS encoding SAM-dependent methyltransferase: MNDTLTLESAGNPASIATFQPWTLYEGLVMRVLSRFSHGTLRLTWPDGTSRLLGDAEAEVTAEIRIRQREAFFQRCALYGNVGFGEGYVEGDWETPDVGAVVKWFVENLHRDPVARGSSQRLPLLNLLKLVNRVQHWLRPNSVTVSRRNIAEHYDLGNTFYSLWLDATMTYSAARFTRPGQSLEEAQTEKYEALCRKLRLQPTDHVLEIGCGWGGFSSHAARVHGCRVTAVTISEEQHRYATERMAREGLSDRVEIRLQDYRHITGTYDKIASIEMLEAVGDAYLETYFAKCAELLKPEGLLAVQMITVPDCNHAQLRKGVDWIQKHIFPGSLLLSVGRVNKALNQTSTLFMHELEDLGAGYARTLALWHDRFQARLKEILALGFDERFIRKWTYYLKYCEAAFDQRNISVVQACYTRPNNPTLREVW, from the coding sequence ATGAACGACACTCTGACACTGGAAAGCGCAGGTAACCCGGCCTCCATCGCCACCTTTCAGCCGTGGACCCTTTACGAAGGACTCGTGATGCGGGTACTCTCCCGCTTCAGCCACGGAACGCTCCGCCTCACCTGGCCCGATGGTACCAGCCGGCTGCTGGGAGACGCAGAAGCTGAAGTGACGGCGGAAATCCGGATCCGCCAACGCGAAGCCTTTTTCCAGAGGTGTGCGCTCTATGGCAACGTGGGCTTTGGCGAAGGGTATGTGGAGGGAGACTGGGAAACCCCGGATGTCGGAGCGGTGGTGAAGTGGTTCGTGGAAAATCTCCATCGCGACCCCGTGGCCAGAGGCTCCTCCCAGCGCCTGCCGCTCCTCAATCTGCTGAAGCTCGTAAACCGTGTGCAGCACTGGCTGCGCCCCAACAGTGTGACGGTGTCCCGCCGCAACATCGCGGAACACTACGACCTGGGGAACACCTTCTACTCCCTGTGGCTGGACGCCACCATGACCTACTCCGCCGCCCGCTTCACCCGCCCGGGTCAAAGCCTGGAAGAGGCACAGACGGAGAAGTATGAGGCGCTGTGCCGCAAGCTGCGCCTGCAGCCTACAGACCATGTGCTGGAGATCGGCTGCGGCTGGGGGGGCTTCAGCAGCCACGCCGCCCGGGTGCATGGCTGCCGGGTCACCGCCGTGACCATCTCTGAAGAGCAGCATCGCTACGCCACGGAGCGCATGGCGCGCGAAGGTCTCTCAGACCGGGTGGAGATCCGCCTCCAGGACTACCGCCACATCACGGGCACGTACGACAAGATCGCCTCCATCGAGATGCTGGAGGCGGTGGGCGATGCCTATCTGGAAACCTACTTCGCCAAATGCGCGGAGCTGCTCAAACCCGAAGGCCTCCTGGCCGTGCAAATGATCACAGTGCCAGACTGCAACCATGCACAATTGCGCAAAGGGGTGGACTGGATTCAGAAACACATCTTCCCCGGCTCCCTGCTGCTCAGCGTAGGCCGGGTGAACAAAGCTCTCAACCAGACCAGCACGCTCTTCATGCATGAGCTGGAGGATCTGGGTGCGGGCTATGCTCGCACGCTTGCCCTCTGGCATGACCGGTTCCAGGCACGCCTCAAGGAGATCCTCGCCCTTGGGTTTGATGAGCGCTTCATCCGGAAGTGGACCTACTATCTCAAGTACTGTGAGGCCGCTTTCGACCAGCGCAACATCAGCGTGGTGCAAGCCTGCTACACCCGCCCCAACAACCCCACCCTCCGGGAGGTCTGGTAA
- a CDS encoding DUF1365 domain-containing protein — translation MVKPLSSAIYECEVMHRRLTPTVHQFRYRVFYLWLDLDELPTLDKRLRLLGHNRPKVFSFLDADHLGSQPGPVKERLLAWLAQEGVDTTRVATVHLLCFPRVLGYVFNPVCFFYCHDAEGAPLCAVAQVTNTFNEQKLYLVQDQEVDGRFRRIVPKHFYVSPFMDLELCFDFKLRVPGERLEIHVDDRKGDERVLLSALTGTRTALTDTRLLWCTVKYPLLTLKVIFLIHWEALRLWMKRLPVHRKASRPDLQQQVLRPHATLAANTPSKS, via the coding sequence ATGGTGAAGCCACTCTCCAGCGCGATCTATGAATGTGAGGTGATGCACCGCCGCCTCACGCCCACTGTGCACCAGTTCCGCTACCGGGTGTTTTACCTCTGGCTGGATCTGGATGAACTGCCCACATTGGACAAACGGCTGCGCCTCCTGGGCCACAATCGCCCCAAGGTGTTTTCGTTTCTCGATGCCGATCATCTGGGCTCACAGCCCGGGCCGGTGAAAGAGCGCCTGCTGGCCTGGCTTGCCCAGGAAGGTGTGGACACAACCCGCGTCGCGACCGTGCACCTGCTGTGCTTCCCCCGCGTGCTGGGTTACGTCTTCAATCCCGTCTGCTTCTTCTACTGCCACGATGCAGAAGGCGCACCCCTCTGCGCAGTGGCCCAGGTGACGAACACCTTCAACGAGCAGAAGCTCTATCTGGTGCAGGACCAGGAAGTTGACGGGCGCTTCCGCCGCATCGTGCCCAAACATTTCTATGTGTCCCCTTTCATGGATCTCGAGCTCTGCTTCGACTTCAAGCTCCGGGTTCCCGGGGAGAGGCTGGAGATTCACGTGGATGACCGGAAGGGGGACGAGCGCGTCCTGCTGAGCGCTCTGACCGGCACCCGTACGGCACTGACGGATACGCGACTGCTCTGGTGCACCGTGAAGTACCCCCTGCTCACGCTCAAGGTCATCTTCCTCATTCACTGGGAGGCGCTGCGATTGTGGATGAAGCGGTTGCCCGTGCACCGCAAAGCCTCCCGACCCGATCTACAGCAGCAGGTGCTGCGCCCCCATGCCACGCTCGCTGCCAACACCCCGTCGAAATCATGA
- a CDS encoding NAD(P)/FAD-dependent oxidoreductase → MSRKRIAILGTGIAGLGCAHFLFRRHDITLFEKNDYAGGHTNTVTVQEEGRELPVDTGFMVFNHVTYPHLTRLFRELDVPTQRTDMSFSVRHDPTGIEYNGRNLKTVFGQRRNLLRPRFWNFVTKIHRFNQETVAALDDPRFAEMTLREYARTRGYGQDFLDLYVVPMGSAVWSTPPERMLEFPAVTLMRFWHNHGFLGMKTRHPWWTVTNGARSYVKKLTAPFGDRVHLRRAAVRVEKLPGQVRVHLADGSSEIFDKVILAAHADQSFALLDAPTALEEELLPCFQYQPNIATLHTDERFMPRTRRCWASWNYHVKPVPGGGVQTSTHYWMNNLQKVSDRTNYFVAINGEQDIAPDRVLKTIRYEHPLFDLKAIRAQTKLPELNRQSPDQTTYYCGSYFRYGFHEDALGSAVSLCRDLLGEEPW, encoded by the coding sequence ATGAGTCGCAAGCGCATCGCCATCCTAGGAACGGGCATAGCCGGACTCGGCTGTGCCCATTTTCTTTTCAGACGGCATGACATCACCCTCTTTGAAAAGAATGACTACGCGGGCGGTCACACCAACACGGTGACCGTGCAGGAGGAGGGGCGGGAACTCCCGGTGGACACGGGGTTCATGGTGTTCAACCACGTCACCTACCCGCATCTGACCCGGCTCTTTCGTGAGCTGGACGTGCCCACCCAGCGCACGGACATGTCCTTCAGCGTGCGGCATGATCCCACGGGCATCGAGTACAATGGCCGCAACCTGAAGACGGTCTTTGGGCAGCGGCGGAATCTGCTGCGCCCCCGCTTCTGGAATTTTGTAACGAAGATCCACCGCTTCAACCAGGAGACGGTGGCCGCTCTGGACGACCCAAGGTTTGCGGAGATGACCCTGCGGGAATACGCGCGCACCCGCGGCTATGGGCAGGATTTCCTCGATCTCTACGTCGTCCCCATGGGCTCCGCCGTCTGGAGCACGCCCCCGGAACGAATGCTCGAGTTCCCGGCAGTGACGCTGATGCGGTTCTGGCACAACCACGGCTTCCTGGGGATGAAGACGCGCCACCCCTGGTGGACCGTCACCAATGGAGCACGGTCTTATGTGAAAAAACTCACCGCCCCCTTTGGGGACAGGGTGCACCTTCGCCGCGCCGCCGTGCGTGTGGAGAAGTTGCCCGGGCAGGTGCGGGTGCATCTGGCAGACGGCAGCAGCGAGATTTTCGACAAAGTCATCCTGGCCGCCCATGCTGACCAATCCTTTGCGCTCCTGGATGCCCCCACAGCGCTGGAGGAGGAACTGCTGCCGTGCTTCCAGTACCAGCCCAACATTGCCACGCTGCACACAGATGAACGCTTTATGCCGCGCACCCGGCGTTGCTGGGCCTCCTGGAACTACCATGTGAAACCGGTGCCGGGCGGCGGGGTGCAGACCAGTACGCACTACTGGATGAACAATCTGCAGAAGGTGTCAGACCGCACCAACTACTTCGTCGCCATCAACGGAGAGCAGGACATCGCCCCGGACCGCGTGCTCAAAACGATCCGCTATGAGCATCCCCTCTTTGACCTGAAGGCCATACGCGCACAGACGAAGCTGCCGGAGCTGAACCGGCAGTCGCCAGACCAGACCACCTACTATTGCGGCAGTTATTTCCGCTATGGTTTCCATGAGGACGCCCTGGGCTCTGCGGTGAGCCTCTGCCGGGATCTGCTGGGGGAGGAGCCATGGTGA
- a CDS encoding acyl-CoA desaturase, with product MLRQWWDTDYHPEGQDKLRNAADTVDIKRCVPFILLHGGCLAVIWVGFSWFALAAAIALYVIRMFAITAFYHRYFSHRTFRTSRFAQFMFAVIGNTAMQRGALWWAAHHRHHHQHSDEDPDVHSPTIRGFLWSHIGWITSPRNFPTDYSRVKDLAKHKELVFLNRHDMVVPLAYGASLWLVGWLLEKFAPGLGTNGGQLFIWGFFISTVALLHGTFFINSLAHVFGKRRFITEDTSRNSLILALLTLGEGWHNNHHRYMHSARQGFYWWEIDISYYVLKMLSWCGIIWELKPVPAHIYEEARIQKERAGASPG from the coding sequence ATGCTCCGCCAATGGTGGGACACGGACTACCATCCTGAAGGCCAGGACAAGCTCCGCAACGCTGCGGACACTGTCGATATCAAACGCTGCGTGCCCTTCATCCTCCTGCACGGGGGCTGTCTCGCCGTCATCTGGGTGGGCTTTAGCTGGTTCGCTCTGGCGGCCGCCATCGCTCTCTACGTGATCCGCATGTTCGCGATCACCGCTTTCTACCACCGGTACTTCTCGCACCGCACCTTCCGCACCTCGCGTTTTGCGCAGTTCATGTTCGCCGTCATTGGCAACACCGCCATGCAGCGCGGTGCCCTCTGGTGGGCGGCTCACCATCGGCACCATCACCAGCACTCGGACGAAGATCCAGATGTGCACTCCCCCACCATCCGCGGCTTCCTCTGGTCCCACATTGGCTGGATCACCAGCCCCCGGAACTTCCCCACGGACTACAGCCGTGTGAAGGATCTTGCCAAGCACAAGGAGCTCGTCTTCCTGAACCGTCACGACATGGTGGTGCCCCTGGCCTACGGCGCCTCCCTCTGGCTCGTCGGCTGGCTCCTGGAGAAGTTCGCCCCCGGTCTTGGCACCAACGGTGGCCAGCTCTTCATCTGGGGCTTCTTCATCAGTACCGTGGCCCTGCTTCACGGCACCTTCTTCATCAACTCTCTGGCCCACGTGTTCGGCAAGCGCCGCTTCATCACAGAGGACACCTCCCGCAACAGCCTCATCCTCGCCCTGCTCACGCTCGGTGAAGGCTGGCACAACAACCACCACCGCTACATGCACTCTGCCCGTCAGGGCTTCTACTGGTGGGAGATTGATATCAGCTACTATGTGCTGAAGATGCTCTCCTGGTGCGGCATCATCTGGGAGCTCAAGCCGGTGCCCGCACATATTTATGAAGAGGCCCGCATCCAAAAAGAGCGGGCTGGCGCATCACCCGGCTGA
- a CDS encoding N-acetylmuramoyl-L-alanine amidase encodes MKATSTFVTRPLGKALSVGLACALAGWLGSAQGAVKKSTEDEKEKSKTESKQTEKISVPVKPPAKAPAKTTAPAKKTTPAPAKKTTPAPAKPKAEEKPVEKSGEKPAEGGKPPTADMGGSASTDTKDAAPKDVTSSSKASSDGHNDSEMHGPDPEEEAAEKAASAARAKAATSTTTSRDMAGWELIRYQERDYVSAASIHRFYRFNELKENGNSVWFTSPVLIMKGTKGSHELLINNIKFVMSYPMVELNGKSCISRLDLCKLIDPVLRPSYIGKGSTFDTVIIDPGHGGHDSGAKGIYGYEKDYALKLAYTLKGILEKQGLRVMLTRTNDTFISLGGRVAYANKVPNSIYVSLHFNSGGSSATGIETFALSPQGSASVYGSNSSDGYAFRGNQRDSENIALATAIHASVVSHFKLVDRGVKRARWHVLRGLERPGVLFEGGFVTNATDARLIAADNFRSELATTIAQAVMNYRRALQPGKRPGSR; translated from the coding sequence ATGAAGGCAACGTCCACCTTCGTCACCAGACCGCTCGGCAAAGCCTTGAGCGTGGGGCTCGCCTGTGCACTGGCGGGCTGGCTCGGCTCGGCCCAAGGGGCCGTCAAAAAATCCACTGAAGACGAAAAGGAAAAATCCAAGACCGAGTCCAAGCAGACGGAAAAGATATCCGTGCCGGTGAAGCCGCCTGCCAAGGCACCCGCAAAAACCACTGCACCGGCCAAGAAAACCACTCCGGCCCCAGCCAAGAAGACGACCCCAGCCCCTGCCAAACCCAAGGCGGAGGAGAAACCTGTAGAAAAGTCTGGAGAGAAGCCGGCAGAAGGTGGCAAGCCCCCGACAGCTGACATGGGCGGCTCCGCCAGTACAGACACCAAGGACGCCGCGCCCAAGGACGTGACCTCATCTTCCAAGGCGAGTTCCGACGGCCACAACGACAGTGAAATGCACGGCCCCGATCCGGAAGAGGAGGCCGCTGAAAAGGCCGCCTCAGCAGCCCGGGCAAAGGCCGCCACCAGCACGACCACCTCCAGGGACATGGCTGGCTGGGAGCTCATCCGCTACCAGGAGCGGGACTACGTCTCTGCGGCCAGCATCCACCGCTTTTACCGGTTCAACGAGTTGAAGGAGAACGGGAACTCGGTCTGGTTCACCTCTCCCGTGCTCATCATGAAGGGCACGAAGGGCAGCCACGAACTGCTCATCAACAACATCAAGTTCGTCATGAGCTACCCCATGGTGGAGCTCAATGGGAAGTCCTGCATCTCCCGCCTGGACCTCTGCAAACTGATCGATCCCGTGCTGCGCCCCAGTTACATTGGCAAAGGCAGCACCTTTGACACCGTCATCATCGACCCCGGACACGGTGGCCACGACTCCGGGGCAAAGGGCATCTACGGGTATGAAAAAGATTACGCCCTGAAGCTCGCCTACACGCTCAAGGGTATTCTGGAAAAGCAGGGCCTGCGCGTCATGCTCACCCGCACGAATGACACCTTTATCTCCCTCGGTGGTCGGGTGGCCTACGCCAACAAGGTGCCCAACAGCATCTACGTGAGCCTCCATTTCAATTCCGGCGGCAGCAGCGCCACTGGCATCGAGACCTTCGCCCTCTCACCACAGGGCAGCGCCTCCGTCTATGGCTCCAACTCCAGCGACGGCTACGCCTTCCGTGGCAACCAGCGTGACTCAGAAAACATCGCCCTGGCAACCGCCATCCATGCCTCTGTCGTCAGTCATTTCAAATTGGTGGACCGGGGTGTGAAGCGCGCCCGCTGGCATGTCCTGCGCGGGCTGGAGCGTCCCGGCGTCTTGTTCGAAGGTGGGTTTGTCACCAATGCCACCGATGCCCGCCTCATCGCTGCCGACAATTTTCGCAGCGAACTGGCCACCACCATCGCCCAGGCGGTAATGAACTACCGAAGGGCTCTCCAGCCGGGCAAACGCCCCGGCTCACGCTGA
- a CDS encoding ABC transporter ATP-binding protein — protein MMRHPSSMRLILRFMSRYPWRVTAGLAMGVTGTLLAYVFPALTQWFLDDIIPNRDTSRIVQLSAIGLGAMFLKQLFFSLRTLANNAFELRMTYDLRSRLHEKIQHLPLKWFDRQSTGDIITRMADDVPATQRVILDGIDQGVPAVLQLVLTAGVMFWLDSKLAMVVLIPVPFIAAGGWIYARWVSPRALEARKAAGGLNSLLHDNIAGIRQIKSYTLEEEKQRGFNASSSEYRRQQTRLQRAWSVYGPGMGFLGDTGVILLMGFGAWWCIQDAVAVPPPPAAETLTIGKLAQFLLLMGMFYEPVGRLHGINQTVVTGLAAAQRVFEILELEGTEDLKKGERLGEVRGEIEFKNVSFRYDENRPIVTDINVVVRARQTVAFVGATGAGKSTLFQLLTRFYEANEGGITLDGHLIQDVNKADLRDAIGYVTQESYLFNQSIRENLLLGRPTATDEELWEALRQACASEFVERMDGGLDAMVGERGSRLSGGEKQRISIARAFLKNAPILLLDEATSAVDTRSEKLIQRAIDGLRTNRTCLVIAHRLSTILHADRIYAMRNGQILAHGTHAELLQTSEYYAELVKLSFQEEKMQG, from the coding sequence ATGATGCGCCATCCTTCCTCCATGCGGTTGATCTTGCGGTTCATGTCGAGGTACCCCTGGCGGGTGACGGCGGGTCTGGCCATGGGGGTCACTGGTACGCTGCTGGCGTACGTTTTTCCTGCGCTGACCCAGTGGTTTCTGGATGACATCATCCCCAATCGGGACACCTCCCGCATTGTCCAGCTCTCTGCCATCGGGCTGGGAGCCATGTTTCTGAAGCAGCTTTTCTTCAGCCTGCGCACGCTGGCGAACAACGCTTTTGAGCTGCGCATGACCTATGACCTGCGGAGTCGCCTGCATGAGAAAATCCAGCATCTGCCGCTCAAGTGGTTCGACCGGCAGAGCACGGGGGACATCATCACCCGCATGGCTGATGACGTGCCGGCCACCCAAAGGGTCATTCTTGACGGGATCGATCAGGGGGTGCCGGCGGTGCTCCAACTGGTGCTGACGGCGGGCGTGATGTTCTGGCTGGACTCAAAACTGGCCATGGTGGTGCTCATCCCGGTGCCCTTCATTGCGGCTGGCGGCTGGATCTACGCACGGTGGGTCTCCCCGCGGGCGCTGGAGGCGCGGAAAGCGGCTGGGGGGCTGAATTCCCTGCTGCATGACAACATTGCGGGCATCCGCCAGATCAAGAGCTACACGCTGGAGGAGGAGAAGCAGCGCGGTTTCAACGCATCCAGCAGTGAGTACCGTCGCCAGCAGACACGGTTGCAGCGGGCGTGGTCTGTCTATGGGCCGGGCATGGGTTTTCTGGGAGATACGGGCGTGATTCTCCTCATGGGGTTCGGTGCCTGGTGGTGCATCCAGGACGCCGTGGCAGTGCCTCCCCCTCCCGCGGCGGAGACGCTCACCATCGGGAAGCTCGCGCAGTTCCTGCTGCTCATGGGCATGTTCTATGAGCCGGTGGGTCGGCTGCATGGCATCAACCAGACGGTGGTCACGGGACTGGCGGCCGCCCAGCGGGTGTTCGAGATTCTGGAACTGGAGGGGACGGAAGACCTGAAGAAAGGGGAGCGTCTTGGCGAGGTGAGAGGAGAGATCGAGTTCAAGAACGTGTCCTTCCGGTATGATGAGAACCGCCCGATCGTCACCGACATCAATGTGGTGGTGCGGGCCAGGCAGACAGTGGCGTTTGTGGGAGCCACCGGGGCGGGGAAGAGCACGCTCTTCCAGCTGCTGACCCGCTTCTACGAGGCGAATGAGGGGGGGATCACCCTGGATGGACACCTCATCCAGGACGTGAACAAGGCGGACCTGCGTGACGCCATCGGCTACGTGACGCAGGAGAGCTACCTCTTCAACCAGAGCATCCGGGAGAATCTGCTGCTGGGGCGGCCCACGGCGACGGATGAAGAGTTGTGGGAAGCCCTCCGTCAGGCCTGTGCGTCAGAGTTTGTGGAACGCATGGATGGCGGGCTGGATGCCATGGTGGGTGAGCGTGGCTCCCGCCTCAGCGGCGGGGAGAAACAGCGCATCTCCATAGCCCGGGCCTTTTTGAAGAACGCCCCCATCCTGCTGCTGGATGAGGCCACCAGCGCCGTGGATACCCGCAGTGAGAAGCTGATCCAGCGCGCCATCGACGGGTTGCGGACCAACCGCACGTGTCTGGTCATCGCCCATCGCTTGAGCACCATCCTGCACGCGGACCGGATCTATGCCATGCGCAACGGCCAGATCCTGGCCCACGGCACGCATGCGGAACTGCTCCAGACGAGCGAGTACTATGCCGAGCTGGTGAAGCTCAGTTTTCAGGAGGAGAAGATGCAGGGTTGA
- a CDS encoding thioredoxin domain-containing protein: MSQTDTPPATTPKHTNALATEKSPYLLQHAHNPVNWLPWGEAAFEQARKADKPILLSIGYSTCHWCHVMERESFENEETAQVLNEHFISIKVDREERPDVDLTYMTYAQAVSGGGGWPLNVWLTPELKPFFAGTYFPPEDRGGRMGFRALCLKIAEVWKDDRAGVMERSGAAIQKLQEYIEDEQKHHDAPFDAVMKKAYDDVSNAFDYHEGGFSGAPKFPRPVTLNLLGRLKKHLALKKEESESNWAVAMGKTTLTCMANGGIRDHVGGGFHRYSVDGYWHVPHYEKMLYDQAQLLTAYVEGHQHTGLKSFAAIAREIVEYVKRDLRHPEGAFYSAEDADSYTDDTRTTKGEGAFYVWKAAEIDELLGKEEGSIFRYAYGARRDGNARPESDPHEELKGLNTLFRAYSPKKTAEYFKLEEDKVAEILERGRKVLFEAREKRPHPHLDDKVLTAWNGLMISGLARAAGALNEPSFLELATQSAQFIYDHLSDKGSNLRRSWREGVSTVHGFASDYALLIQGLLDLYEAGFDVKWLQWAAALQEEFETKYGDPEKGGYFSVSKAIPNSVLQVKEDYDSAEPSPNSVAAMNLFRLARMLAREDLRERGAKVLRLFGKSLEESPFTVPAMVAALDFSHYGEVEIVLAGSKDDAGFQTLATAVRSRYLPHAVLLHADGGAGQAFLATRNEALGAMNPVNGQAAAYVCRNRVCQSPVTTVEALKGILDL, encoded by the coding sequence ATGAGCCAGACCGATACGCCGCCAGCTACAACGCCCAAGCATACGAACGCCCTCGCCACCGAGAAGTCACCGTACCTGCTGCAGCACGCGCACAATCCGGTGAACTGGCTCCCCTGGGGTGAGGCGGCCTTTGAGCAGGCGCGGAAGGCGGACAAGCCCATCCTGCTCTCCATCGGCTACTCCACCTGCCACTGGTGCCATGTGATGGAGCGGGAATCCTTCGAGAATGAGGAAACCGCCCAGGTGCTGAATGAGCATTTCATCTCCATCAAGGTGGATCGTGAGGAGCGTCCGGACGTGGACCTCACGTACATGACCTATGCCCAGGCCGTGAGCGGGGGAGGCGGCTGGCCGCTGAACGTGTGGCTCACCCCGGAACTGAAGCCCTTCTTTGCGGGCACGTATTTCCCGCCGGAAGACAGGGGCGGGCGCATGGGCTTCCGCGCCCTGTGTCTGAAGATTGCCGAGGTGTGGAAGGATGACCGCGCCGGCGTGATGGAGCGCAGTGGGGCGGCCATCCAAAAGCTGCAGGAGTACATCGAGGACGAGCAGAAGCATCACGACGCCCCCTTCGATGCGGTGATGAAAAAGGCGTATGACGATGTGTCGAACGCCTTCGACTATCATGAGGGCGGCTTCAGCGGTGCGCCCAAGTTCCCCCGCCCGGTGACGCTGAACCTGCTGGGCCGGCTGAAGAAACACCTCGCACTGAAGAAAGAGGAAAGCGAGTCCAACTGGGCGGTGGCCATGGGCAAGACCACGCTCACCTGCATGGCAAATGGCGGCATCCGCGACCACGTCGGCGGTGGCTTCCACCGCTACTCGGTGGATGGCTACTGGCATGTGCCCCACTATGAGAAGATGCTCTATGATCAGGCGCAGCTCCTCACGGCCTATGTAGAGGGCCATCAACACACGGGTCTGAAAAGCTTCGCGGCCATCGCGAGAGAGATTGTGGAGTATGTGAAGCGCGACCTGCGTCATCCTGAGGGTGCCTTTTACTCTGCGGAAGACGCGGACAGCTACACGGATGACACGCGCACCACGAAGGGGGAGGGGGCCTTCTATGTGTGGAAGGCTGCGGAGATTGATGAACTGCTGGGCAAGGAGGAGGGCAGCATCTTCCGCTATGCTTATGGGGCCCGCCGCGATGGCAATGCGCGGCCCGAGAGCGACCCCCATGAGGAGCTCAAGGGGCTGAATACGCTCTTTCGCGCTTACTCGCCCAAGAAGACGGCGGAGTACTTCAAGCTGGAGGAGGACAAGGTGGCGGAAATCCTGGAGCGCGGGCGCAAGGTGCTCTTCGAAGCCCGAGAGAAGCGTCCGCATCCACATCTGGATGACAAGGTGCTAACCGCCTGGAACGGTCTCATGATCTCGGGCCTGGCGCGCGCGGCCGGGGCGCTGAACGAGCCGAGTTTCCTAGAACTGGCGACGCAGTCGGCGCAGTTCATTTACGACCATCTCTCTGACAAGGGCTCGAACCTCCGCCGGAGCTGGCGTGAGGGTGTATCCACGGTGCATGGCTTTGCTTCAGACTATGCATTGCTCATCCAGGGGTTGCTGGACCTCTATGAGGCCGGCTTCGATGTGAAGTGGCTCCAGTGGGCGGCAGCTCTGCAGGAGGAGTTTGAGACGAAGTATGGCGACCCGGAGAAGGGGGGGTATTTCAGTGTCAGCAAGGCGATCCCCAACTCCGTGCTACAGGTGAAGGAGGACTACGACAGCGCTGAGCCCTCTCCCAACAGCGTGGCGGCCATGAACCTCTTCCGCCTGGCCCGCATGCTTGCCCGGGAGGATCTGCGGGAGCGCGGGGCGAAGGTGTTGCGACTCTTTGGCAAAAGCCTGGAGGAGAGCCCCTTTACCGTGCCGGCCATGGTGGCGGCGCTGGACTTCAGCCATTATGGCGAGGTGGAGATCGTGCTCGCTGGCAGCAAGGACGATGCCGGTTTCCAAACGCTGGCCACGGCGGTGCGCTCCCGGTACCTGCCGCATGCGGTGCTGCTGCACGCGGACGGCGGTGCTGGCCAGGCCTTCCTTGCGACAAGGAACGAGGCGCTGGGGGCCATGAACCCTGTCAACGGCCAGGCGGCAGCCTACGTCTGCCGCAACCGGGTCTGCCAGTCTCCCGTAACCACAGTGGAAGCGTTGAAAGGTATTTTGGATTTGTGA
- a CDS encoding HAD family hydrolase, translating to MPRALIFDFDGLILDTETAVYEGWRELYAEHGHPLPLETWAQCVGSDFGVYDPAAALEKLVGTGALLDWPSLTTRRRQRVSEILVGKDTLPGVRQLLREAGDHNIPCAVASSSPHEWVDRWLKQLGLWDYFFNVTCLEDTGGKVKPDPSLFLHAANKLEVDPTQAVVFEDSLNGLRAATAAGMRCVVVPCAITSHLDFQGAWRQLRSLEEVTVPELFQLFRASL from the coding sequence ATGCCTCGCGCTCTGATCTTCGACTTCGACGGTCTCATTCTGGATACTGAAACGGCCGTTTACGAAGGGTGGCGTGAGTTGTACGCCGAGCATGGGCATCCGCTCCCACTGGAGACTTGGGCCCAGTGTGTGGGGAGTGATTTCGGAGTCTATGATCCTGCGGCAGCTCTGGAGAAGCTGGTGGGTACCGGTGCCTTGCTGGACTGGCCGTCTCTCACCACCCGGCGCCGGCAGAGGGTGTCAGAGATTCTGGTTGGCAAGGACACGCTCCCCGGAGTGCGCCAACTCCTGCGGGAGGCTGGTGATCACAACATCCCCTGTGCCGTGGCCAGCAGCTCCCCCCATGAGTGGGTGGACCGCTGGCTGAAGCAACTGGGACTTTGGGACTATTTCTTCAACGTCACATGCCTGGAGGATACGGGCGGGAAGGTAAAGCCTGACCCCAGCCTGTTCCTCCACGCCGCGAACAAGCTGGAGGTGGACCCGACGCAAGCGGTCGTATTTGAGGACTCGCTCAACGGGCTTCGCGCTGCCACCGCTGCAGGTATGCGGTGTGTGGTGGTGCCATGCGCCATCACCAGCCACCTGGACTTTCAGGGGGCTTGGCGGCAGTTGCGGTCCCTGGAGGAGGTGACGGTGCCGGAGCTTTTTCAATTGTTCCGCGCCAGCCTCTAA